A stretch of the Arthrobacter stackebrandtii genome encodes the following:
- a CDS encoding choice-of-anchor A family protein, whose protein sequence is MRKSRLGSVLGASLVAAVAAMGLLAVPATAGPAQTLHPLIVPAVVPEGCEALPEGGFSDAPIGSDSSPSVVVGRNFTTVPGAAEAEGVILVGGDASFDPGPTMSGGGGKAAGGIYNLGVVGKGSGIGAPAGSDALITGVSVSVRSGRLAINEIHDPKYEGGDILAGGAINNKADISRNLAPEGEPQPEWKENRSDALDEYQPWLKAIDSYSDFYKGLDAVGTVAKEQNRLTLTGDNTANRQVFNLDAGQLSQDRAPIELHFKDIHKDAVIIINVTGKNAQVIPNYVGLNGVQAFTVGGAPGNVQAFVQLATHLMWNFVDAQSVYLGKSDQFLGSVLVKNPESTTTLGTSTNGRILVAGNLQHGEGLKGQAGEASKGLEIHNFPFVHGFGCGIVPGEPGPAKTFAVGDVVWIDANNNGIQEAGEEEFLEGVTVELLDGEGATAASTTTDANGRYLFDKLPAGTYQVKFTLTEAQAASYNFTGYKAAVDGSSTAADSDAQPGENSAVGVSGIFTLGEDSQLVQAAGYDGLPFEATGGIDPTWDAGVVFKDGTLSIAKTADPASGTTVNPGQTVSYTVTASAQDGRAANVLISDDLSDVLDDATFVPGSAKLVIDGGTPVQVADPAEDQASPGNYTLTAGPFDLPAGRTAVLSYSVTVNTDAWFRTLNNSVTGTTGGTPTDGCGPCTTTHPTPGKLFIEKLGEDVNSELVRMDGSAWNVYADDGGTPGALLTDPAVVAVDGDTGLFVLAFIEPGTYWLEESAAPEGFNLLAELVKFTVAADGRATLESGTGGGVVTVSQAGALPLISVRDVPALQLPATGGGGTAMFLTGGVLLLIGSAILALRQRRATQPSGAAQTTSF, encoded by the coding sequence ATGCGTAAATCGCGCCTAGGCTCAGTGCTTGGTGCGTCCCTCGTCGCGGCAGTTGCCGCCATGGGGCTGTTGGCGGTCCCTGCCACGGCCGGCCCGGCCCAGACTTTGCACCCGTTGATTGTGCCGGCCGTTGTCCCCGAGGGGTGTGAAGCGCTGCCTGAGGGCGGGTTCAGTGACGCACCCATCGGTTCCGACAGCTCGCCGTCAGTTGTCGTGGGCAGGAACTTCACCACCGTCCCAGGCGCTGCCGAGGCGGAGGGTGTCATTCTGGTGGGCGGGGATGCCTCCTTCGACCCCGGACCCACAATGTCCGGGGGTGGAGGCAAGGCCGCGGGCGGCATCTACAACCTGGGTGTCGTGGGCAAGGGCTCCGGCATCGGTGCACCCGCAGGATCCGACGCATTGATCACCGGCGTTTCCGTCTCGGTGCGTTCAGGCCGCCTGGCCATCAACGAGATCCACGACCCCAAATATGAAGGCGGGGACATCTTGGCTGGCGGAGCCATCAACAACAAGGCAGACATTTCCAGAAACCTGGCCCCGGAAGGTGAGCCCCAGCCGGAGTGGAAGGAAAATCGGTCCGATGCCCTTGACGAGTACCAGCCCTGGCTGAAGGCCATTGACAGCTACTCGGACTTTTACAAGGGACTGGATGCCGTCGGCACTGTGGCAAAGGAACAAAATCGCCTGACCCTGACCGGCGACAACACCGCCAACCGCCAGGTGTTCAACCTTGATGCCGGCCAGCTGAGCCAGGACAGGGCGCCCATTGAGCTGCACTTCAAGGACATCCACAAGGACGCCGTCATCATCATCAACGTCACCGGCAAGAACGCCCAGGTGATCCCCAACTATGTCGGCTTGAACGGCGTGCAGGCCTTCACTGTGGGCGGGGCGCCCGGAAACGTCCAGGCGTTTGTCCAGCTGGCAACACACCTTATGTGGAACTTCGTCGACGCGCAGAGCGTGTACCTGGGCAAGTCGGACCAGTTCCTCGGCTCGGTCCTGGTGAAGAACCCGGAAAGCACCACAACCCTGGGCACCAGCACCAACGGCCGCATATTGGTCGCCGGCAACCTGCAGCACGGCGAAGGCCTCAAGGGCCAGGCGGGCGAGGCGTCCAAGGGCCTGGAGATCCACAACTTCCCGTTCGTTCACGGTTTCGGCTGCGGCATCGTGCCCGGCGAGCCGGGACCGGCCAAGACTTTCGCCGTCGGCGACGTCGTCTGGATTGATGCCAACAACAACGGCATCCAAGAAGCAGGCGAAGAAGAGTTCCTGGAGGGCGTCACCGTTGAACTCCTTGACGGGGAAGGCGCAACCGCCGCCTCCACGACCACGGATGCCAACGGCCGGTATCTCTTCGACAAACTCCCTGCCGGCACGTACCAGGTGAAGTTCACCCTGACTGAGGCGCAGGCCGCAAGCTACAACTTCACCGGCTACAAGGCCGCCGTCGACGGCTCGAGCACCGCAGCGGACTCGGACGCCCAGCCGGGTGAGAATTCCGCCGTCGGAGTCTCAGGGATTTTCACGCTGGGCGAGGACAGTCAACTGGTCCAGGCAGCAGGCTACGATGGCCTGCCGTTTGAAGCCACCGGCGGCATCGACCCCACGTGGGATGCCGGCGTCGTCTTCAAGGACGGCACCCTCTCCATCGCCAAGACGGCGGACCCCGCCTCCGGCACCACCGTCAATCCGGGCCAGACGGTCAGCTACACCGTGACCGCCAGCGCCCAGGACGGCCGAGCCGCAAATGTGCTCATCTCGGACGACCTCAGCGACGTCCTGGACGACGCCACCTTCGTCCCCGGCTCCGCGAAACTGGTCATCGACGGTGGCACCCCCGTTCAGGTGGCCGACCCCGCCGAGGACCAGGCCAGCCCCGGCAACTACACGCTGACCGCCGGGCCCTTCGACCTCCCCGCAGGCAGGACGGCTGTGCTGAGCTACTCCGTCACGGTCAACACCGACGCCTGGTTCCGCACGCTCAACAACTCCGTCACCGGCACCACCGGCGGCACGCCCACCGACGGCTGCGGCCCCTGCACCACCACGCACCCCACCCCCGGCAAGCTCTTCATCGAGAAGCTCGGCGAAGACGTGAACTCCGAGCTGGTGCGCATGGACGGTTCAGCCTGGAATGTTTACGCGGACGACGGCGGAACTCCCGGTGCGCTGTTGACCGATCCCGCCGTTGTGGCTGTGGATGGAGACACGGGACTGTTTGTCCTCGCCTTCATTGAGCCGGGCACCTACTGGCTGGAGGAGTCCGCGGCGCCCGAGGGATTCAACCTGCTGGCTGAACTGGTGAAGTTCACCGTCGCCGCGGACGGCAGGGCCACCCTCGAATCCGGAACCGGCGGCGGGGTGGTCACCGTCTCGCAGGCGGGTGCACTGCCGCTCATCAGCGTCCGCGACGTGCCTGCCCTGCAGCTGCCAGCAACCGGCGGAGGCGGAACGGCCATGTTCCTCACCGGGGGAGTGCTGCTCCTCATCGGCTCGGCAATCCTGGCCCTGCGCCAGCGGCGTGCCACCCAGCCCTCCGGCGCCGCTCAAACCACAAGTTTTTAG